The proteins below are encoded in one region of Brachionichthys hirsutus isolate HB-005 chromosome 12, CSIRO-AGI_Bhir_v1, whole genome shotgun sequence:
- the LOC137902599 gene encoding trace amine-associated receptor 13c-like has translation MMETLEEGQLCFPELVNTSCTKPQRTHAEALLIYILLSFISVVTMTLNLLVIISISHFRQLHTPTNLLLLSLAVSDFFVGILMSFQILITNDCWFLGDLMCVSFYVLLFISTSASVGTIVLISVDRYVAICYPLHYSTKITVTRVTICISFCWICSILYVVLLMVDNLRQPNRYTLCSGDCVIVINYVAGIADIITTFFAPVTIIIFLYMRVFVVAVSQARAMRSHITSITLSGTVSAKKSELKAARTLGVVIVVFLTCLCPYFISSLLGENSLFSLTSVPLESWLFNFNSCLNPVIYAFCYSWYRKTIKLIVTLKVLEPDSCEISVL, from the exons ATGATGGAGACACTGGAAGAAGGTCAACTCTGCTTTCCTGAACTCGTCAACACTTCCTGCACGAAGCCACAGCGCACACACGCTGAAGCTTTGCTGATTTATATTTTGCTGTCCTTCATCTCTGTGGTCACGATGACTCTCAACCTgctggtcatcatctccatctctcaCTTCAG GCAGCTCCACACCcccaccaacctcctcctcctctccctggcTGTTTCTGATTTCTTTGTTGGTATCCTTATGTCATTTCAAATTCTCATAACAAATGACTGCTGGTTTCTTGGTGACCTAATGTGTGTCTCATTTTATGTTTTACTCTTTATAAGTACCTCTGCATCAGTTGGAACCATTGTGCTCATATCAGTTGACCGCTACGTGGCTATTTGTTACCCTCTGCATTATTCCACTAAAATCACTGTGACAAGAGTTACAATCTGCATTTCCTTTTGTTGGATTTGTTCAATTCTATATGTTGTTCTCTTAATGGTTGACAACTTGAGACAACCTAACAGATATACTTTATGCTCTGGAGATTGTGTGATTGTCATTAATTATGTTGCAGGAATTGCAGACATTATTACAACCTTTTTTGCTCCTGTCACCATCATCATATTTCTGTACATGAGAGTATTTGTGGTTGCTGTGTCTCAGGCTCGTGCCATGAGGTCTCACATTACGTCTATCACACTTTCAGGAACTGTGTCTGCAAAGAAGTCTGAGCTGAAAGCAGCCAGGACTCTtggtgttgttattgttgtgtttctgaCATGCCTCTGTccatattttatttcctctctacTGGGTGAAAACAGTCTGTTTAGTCTTACATCTGTGCCTTTAGAGAGCTGGCTGTTCAATTTCAATTCTTGTCTTAATCCAGTAATCTATGCCTTTTGCTATTCCTGGTATCGAAAAACTATTAAGCTTATTGTAACACTTAAGGTACTTGAACCTGACTCCTGTGAGATCAGTGTATTGTAA